In a single window of the Aminomonas paucivorans DSM 12260 genome:
- a CDS encoding phosphoribosyltransferase family protein, whose protein sequence is MRGQRTERLVRMASRFLLGPSRQVSLTELAGDFEVSKTVVSDDVEIIDGAFAEEGLGRILVDRGRCGGAHFVPQVREEVRSRWLENLAGILSDPERLLAGGLVYYSDLIFDPRFASSLGFIMASRFSDVKPDVVMTSEVKGIPVALFAAHALGVPLAVCRFRNRPSDGPAVAVHFPTGAGDVRTMYMGTRQLSRGKKVLVVDDYMRGGSTAAGMLLVAREFGAEVAGVGVFIAAAEPRQKAVPQYRSLLTLSQGQGRMNVEVTPAN, encoded by the coding sequence ATGAGAGGGCAACGGACGGAGCGCCTGGTCCGCATGGCTTCGAGGTTTCTCTTGGGACCGTCTCGCCAAGTGTCCCTGACGGAGCTGGCGGGGGATTTCGAGGTCTCCAAGACCGTGGTGAGCGACGATGTGGAGATCATCGACGGGGCCTTCGCGGAGGAGGGCCTCGGGCGGATCCTGGTGGATCGGGGACGCTGCGGGGGGGCACATTTTGTCCCCCAGGTTCGGGAGGAGGTCCGGTCCCGCTGGCTGGAGAACCTGGCGGGCATTCTGTCCGATCCCGAGCGGCTCCTGGCAGGGGGGTTGGTATACTACAGCGATCTCATCTTTGACCCCCGTTTCGCCTCCTCCCTGGGGTTCATCATGGCGTCCCGTTTTTCCGACGTGAAGCCCGACGTGGTGATGACCTCGGAGGTGAAGGGCATCCCCGTGGCTCTCTTCGCCGCCCACGCCCTGGGGGTGCCCCTGGCGGTGTGCCGTTTCCGCAATCGCCCCAGCGACGGGCCCGCCGTGGCGGTGCACTTTCCCACGGGGGCGGGGGACGTGCGGACCATGTACATGGGGACCCGGCAGCTGAGCCGGGGGAAGAAGGTCCTGGTGGTGGACGACTACATGCGCGGGGGCAGCACCGCCGCGGGGATGCTCCTGGTGGCTCGGGAGTTCGGGGCGGAGGTGGCGGGCGTAGGGGTCTTCATCGCCGCTGCGGAGCCCCGCCAGAAGGCCGTCCCCCAATACCGCTCCCTGCTCACCCTTTCCCAGGGGCAGGGGCGCATGAACGTGGAGGTAACACCCGCCAACTGA
- a CDS encoding ferredoxin, which produces MVRVNQDECIGCGVCAQICPEVFELDEAIGKARVLRPEGAECAQEAADSCPVGCIQVEA; this is translated from the coding sequence ATGGTCCGTGTCAACCAGGACGAATGCATCGGGTGCGGAGTCTGTGCCCAAATATGCCCCGAGGTTTTTGAATTAGATGAAGCGATCGGCAAGGCTCGGGTTTTGCGACCCGAAGGGGCTGAATGCGCCCAGGAAGCGGCGGACAGCTGTCCCGTCGGCTGCATTCAGGTGGAGGCCTAA
- a CDS encoding Nif3-like dinuclear metal center hexameric protein — MRIDEWVRRVEASLPPSWCASWDNAGLLVARRGGELARVAVALEATPETVEAAHLRGCGLLAVHHPILFRPLRRILYPSPQADPLLAAVAGDVAIYAAHTNWDVSPEGTNVCLARKLGLENLVPLELQPGAWGLGALGSLPAPVSGMEVLRSLSRLWGVTWVRGLGGLDRPVSRVALCGGSGGDLWEEARAQGAELFLTADMGYHLQLDAVRSGLALGVLDHGEMERASMEGFARFLENRGGLPVSLLVEPQDPARFVFADRVISRGEVE; from the coding sequence GTGAGGATCGACGAATGGGTGCGGCGTGTCGAGGCGTCCCTGCCCCCCAGTTGGTGCGCCTCCTGGGACAATGCGGGGCTCCTGGTGGCGAGGCGTGGGGGCGAACTGGCCCGAGTGGCGGTGGCCCTGGAGGCCACCCCGGAGACGGTGGAAGCAGCCCATCTGCGGGGATGCGGCCTCCTGGCGGTGCACCACCCGATCCTTTTCCGCCCCCTTCGTCGGATCCTGTACCCTTCCCCGCAGGCGGATCCGCTGCTTGCGGCGGTGGCGGGAGACGTGGCGATCTACGCTGCCCACACCAACTGGGACGTCTCTCCCGAGGGTACCAACGTCTGTCTGGCCCGAAAACTGGGTCTGGAGAACCTGGTCCCCCTGGAGCTTCAGCCAGGGGCCTGGGGCCTGGGAGCCTTGGGATCCCTTCCCGCTCCCGTCTCGGGGATGGAGGTCCTCCGCTCCCTGTCCCGTCTCTGGGGGGTCACGTGGGTGCGGGGACTGGGGGGCCTGGATCGTCCCGTCTCCCGGGTTGCCCTGTGCGGGGGGTCCGGGGGAGATCTGTGGGAAGAGGCGAGGGCCCAGGGGGCGGAGCTTTTTCTAACCGCCGACATGGGGTACCATCTGCAATTGGACGCGGTTCGGTCGGGGCTGGCTCTGGGGGTCCTGGACCACGGCGAGATGGAACGGGCCAGCATGGAGGGTTTTGCCCGTTTCCTGGAAAACCGAGGGGGGCTTCCCGTGTCCCTACTGGTCGAACCGCAGGATCCCGCCCGATTCGTGTTTGCGGATCGGGTCATCAGCCGAGGTGAGGTCGAGTGA
- the trpS gene encoding tryptophan--tRNA ligase, protein MNQRVFSGMRPTGKLHLGHMAGALINWVKLQDDHECYYSIVDWHALMSDYADSSRLRDNCREILLDWLAVGLDPEKCTIFVQSHVLQHAELSLALSMVTPLGWLERCPTYKEQILNLQNKDLSTYAFLGYPVLMAADILLYKAGQVPVGVDQSAHLELSRELARRFNQFFGEVFPEPQALLTPNPKMPGTDGRKMSKSYGNSLNIADEPKELWEKLRPMVTDPARYRRSDPGDPDKCPVWDLHRFFNQDLEERKELEQGCRNAGIGCVDCKKKLFVHVEKMMVPIQERRRAFAAREETLTDILRHGADRARGTAAATMEEVYRAIGFYR, encoded by the coding sequence GTGAATCAGCGTGTGTTCAGCGGAATGAGGCCGACGGGGAAGCTGCATCTGGGGCATATGGCCGGAGCCCTGATCAACTGGGTCAAGCTCCAGGACGATCACGAGTGCTACTACAGCATTGTGGACTGGCACGCCCTCATGTCGGACTATGCGGACAGCAGCAGACTTCGGGACAACTGCCGGGAGATCCTCCTGGACTGGCTGGCGGTGGGGTTGGACCCGGAGAAGTGCACCATCTTCGTGCAGTCCCACGTGCTCCAGCACGCGGAGTTGAGCCTGGCCCTTTCCATGGTCACCCCCCTGGGCTGGCTGGAGCGCTGTCCCACCTACAAGGAGCAGATCCTGAACCTGCAGAACAAGGATCTCTCCACCTACGCTTTTCTCGGGTACCCGGTGCTCATGGCTGCGGACATCCTGCTCTACAAGGCGGGGCAGGTCCCGGTGGGGGTGGATCAGTCCGCCCATCTGGAGTTGAGTCGGGAACTGGCCCGGCGGTTCAACCAGTTCTTCGGGGAGGTCTTCCCGGAACCTCAGGCCCTGCTCACCCCCAACCCCAAGATGCCCGGAACCGACGGCCGGAAGATGAGCAAATCCTACGGAAACTCCCTGAACATCGCCGACGAGCCCAAGGAACTGTGGGAGAAGCTGCGTCCCATGGTGACGGACCCCGCCCGGTATCGCCGCTCCGACCCCGGAGATCCGGACAAGTGTCCCGTGTGGGACCTGCACCGGTTCTTCAATCAGGACCTGGAGGAACGAAAGGAACTGGAGCAGGGGTGTCGCAACGCGGGCATCGGCTGCGTGGACTGCAAGAAGAAGCTCTTCGTCCACGTGGAGAAGATGATGGTGCCCATCCAGGAGAGGCGACGCGCCTTTGCGGCCCGGGAGGAGACCCTGACGGACATCCTGCGGCACGGGGCGGACCGGGCACGGGGGACGGCGGCAGCCACCATGGAGGAAGTGTACCGGGCCATTGGCTTCTACCGCTGA
- a CDS encoding segregation and condensation protein A, whose product MASTAEAPPEVRGPESFEVRLDAFSGPLDLLCHLAESRQLDAAKLPLSALLEQYLQFLLRTERVSLMEMAEFFSLASRLLLSKLRALFPSLGEETEEGGEDEPFEEISLEESLVRYRPLRNAAAWLADRQRERERCFVRHGEEGPPWFDLGDLYALAQVWWRLVEERSRDSAGGEEWSEELVDGAPEEQWVEERMEELQRLLALGPTSLRALLPGGARGALVVTLLALLELSRLGLVTLRQEEPFADLALCLR is encoded by the coding sequence TTGGCTTCTACCGCTGAGGCCCCTCCGGAGGTCCGGGGCCCGGAATCCTTCGAGGTTCGCCTCGACGCTTTCTCCGGCCCCCTGGACCTTCTCTGCCACCTGGCGGAGAGCCGACAACTCGACGCGGCGAAGCTCCCCCTTTCCGCGCTGTTGGAGCAGTACCTCCAGTTTCTCCTGCGCACCGAACGGGTTTCCTTGATGGAGATGGCGGAGTTCTTCTCCCTGGCCAGCCGTCTCCTCCTCTCGAAGCTGCGGGCCCTCTTCCCCTCCCTGGGAGAAGAGACGGAGGAAGGGGGAGAGGATGAACCCTTCGAGGAAATCTCCTTGGAGGAGTCCCTGGTGCGATACCGTCCCCTGCGCAACGCCGCAGCCTGGCTTGCGGATCGGCAGCGGGAGCGGGAGCGCTGTTTCGTGCGCCACGGGGAGGAAGGCCCCCCTTGGTTCGACCTGGGGGACCTGTATGCCCTGGCCCAGGTGTGGTGGCGTCTGGTGGAGGAGCGTTCCCGGGACTCCGCCGGGGGGGAGGAATGGTCGGAGGAGCTGGTGGACGGGGCCCCGGAGGAGCAGTGGGTGGAGGAGCGCATGGAGGAACTGCAGCGTCTCCTGGCCCTGGGCCCCACGTCCCTGCGGGCGCTGCTTCCCGGAGGGGCGAGGGGGGCGCTGGTGGTCACGCTTCTGGCTCTTCTGGAACTGTCCCGCCTGGGTCTGGTGACCCTCAGGCAGGAGGAACCCTTTGCGGATCTCGCCCTCTGCCTCCGCTGA
- the scpB gene encoding SMC-Scp complex subunit ScpB, whose product MRISPSASAEPLGLVDRQVEALLFVSSTPLEVGELAGFLGLSASAIRQSLERLKDHYATGHGLVLLGLAGGWQLATAPDLGDLVANFRDTAQSQRVRLSRAAVETLAAVAYHQPVTRAEVEELRGVRCDRVLETLLRHGLVRVAGRRKSTGTPLLYRTTSRFLELFGLGGLGELPSLEDLQDVLPPEAGGETDPSEEESP is encoded by the coding sequence TTGCGGATCTCGCCCTCTGCCTCCGCTGAGCCCCTGGGGCTGGTGGATAGGCAGGTGGAGGCGCTCCTCTTCGTCTCCTCCACTCCCCTGGAGGTGGGGGAGCTGGCGGGCTTCCTGGGTCTTTCGGCCTCGGCGATCCGCCAGAGCCTGGAGCGGTTGAAGGATCACTACGCCACGGGGCACGGGCTGGTGCTTCTGGGCCTGGCGGGGGGGTGGCAGCTGGCCACCGCGCCGGATCTGGGGGACCTGGTGGCGAACTTTCGGGACACCGCCCAGAGCCAGAGGGTGCGTTTGAGCCGCGCGGCGGTGGAGACCCTGGCAGCGGTGGCCTACCACCAGCCCGTGACCCGGGCGGAGGTGGAGGAGCTTCGGGGGGTTCGGTGCGACCGGGTGCTGGAGACCCTCCTGCGCCACGGCCTGGTGCGGGTGGCGGGGCGACGCAAGAGCACCGGGACCCCCCTGCTCTACCGCACCACGTCCCGATTCCTGGAGCTTTTCGGCCTGGGGGGGCTGGGAGAACTGCCTTCCCTGGAGGACCTGCAGGACGTGCTGCCTCCCGAGGCAGGCGGGGAGACGGACCCTTCGGAGGAGGAAAGCCCATGA
- a CDS encoding pseudouridine synthase has product MSEDSQRLNQYLARCGVASRRKAEALILGGRVRLNGCVVLDLAVRVQGEDRVEVDGEPVLPRVALYLVLHKPRGVLSAVEDRREQTVVDLLPSRFRPERPFPVGRLDKDSEGLLLLTNDGDFAQRLLHPSAGIVKSYEVQLDRPLAPEHRERMLEGLWSEGEFLRPLSIRSLGVPDRRWTVFDLVEGKKREIRRLAALFEYGVLRLIRRRVGKLELRRLETGVAQELSGEALWRQILSGGIV; this is encoded by the coding sequence ATGAGCGAGGATTCCCAGCGCCTGAACCAGTACCTGGCACGCTGCGGCGTGGCCTCCCGACGGAAGGCGGAGGCTCTGATCCTGGGAGGGCGGGTTCGGCTCAACGGGTGCGTCGTCCTGGACCTGGCGGTCCGGGTGCAGGGAGAGGATCGGGTGGAGGTGGACGGGGAGCCTGTCCTGCCCCGGGTTGCCCTGTATCTGGTCCTCCACAAGCCCCGGGGGGTCCTCTCGGCGGTGGAGGATCGCAGGGAGCAGACGGTGGTGGACCTGCTGCCCTCCCGATTCCGCCCGGAGCGTCCCTTTCCCGTGGGGCGGCTGGACAAGGACAGCGAAGGTCTTCTTCTCCTCACCAACGACGGGGATTTTGCCCAACGGTTGCTGCACCCTAGCGCGGGGATCGTGAAGAGCTACGAAGTCCAGCTGGACCGCCCCCTGGCTCCGGAGCATCGGGAGAGGATGCTGGAGGGACTCTGGTCCGAGGGGGAGTTCCTGCGTCCCCTGTCCATCCGGTCCCTGGGGGTTCCGGATCGTCGCTGGACGGTCTTCGATCTGGTGGAGGGAAAGAAGCGGGAAATCCGCCGTCTGGCGGCCCTGTTCGAGTATGGGGTCCTCCGGCTGATCCGCAGGAGGGTGGGAAAGCTGGAACTGCGTCGCCTGGAAACCGGGGTGGCCCAGGAGCTTTCCGGGGAGGCACTCTGGCGTCAGATTCTATCGGGTGGTATCGTATAG
- a CDS encoding HDOD domain-containing protein yields the protein MIQRRVLKRVNDIPSLPQFVIDTLKKLDDPKSSAQDVADKLSRDEGLVLRILRLANSAYYGLPRRITGVSEAISLLGFKTVKSIVLAASVYKFMDGSFTGYALDRGELWKHSLSVAFASRYLAKKIKGLDDEEAYVAGMVHDIGKIVLNDYVRFGYGIIAKLVEDDQVPFMDAERQVLGFDHAQVGGLIMEQWNLPETYMLAARYHHSPWELPEESKAHQVFVDVIHVANILCLMLGVGLGADGLQYKIHPESLERLGIADVEVLMSDLVDLMAKVDEEMVLEDAG from the coding sequence TTGATCCAAAGGCGCGTCCTCAAGCGCGTCAACGACATACCTTCTTTGCCGCAGTTCGTCATCGATACCCTCAAGAAGCTCGACGATCCCAAGAGCAGCGCCCAGGACGTGGCGGACAAGCTCTCCCGGGACGAAGGCCTGGTGTTGCGCATCCTTCGTCTGGCCAACTCGGCCTACTACGGCCTTCCCCGGAGGATCACCGGCGTCTCCGAGGCCATCTCCCTCCTGGGGTTCAAGACCGTCAAGAGCATCGTGCTGGCCGCCTCGGTCTACAAGTTCATGGACGGTTCCTTCACGGGCTACGCCCTGGATCGGGGAGAGCTTTGGAAGCACTCCTTGAGCGTGGCCTTCGCCTCTCGCTACCTGGCCAAGAAGATCAAGGGGCTGGACGACGAGGAGGCCTACGTGGCGGGGATGGTCCACGACATCGGCAAAATCGTCCTGAACGACTACGTCCGCTTCGGCTACGGCATCATTGCCAAGCTGGTGGAGGATGACCAGGTTCCCTTCATGGACGCGGAGCGTCAGGTTCTGGGGTTCGACCACGCCCAGGTGGGGGGGCTCATCATGGAGCAGTGGAATCTCCCGGAGACCTACATGCTTGCTGCCCGGTACCACCACTCCCCCTGGGAGCTTCCGGAGGAGTCCAAGGCCCACCAGGTCTTCGTGGACGTGATCCACGTGGCCAACATCCTCTGTCTCATGCTCGGGGTGGGGTTGGGAGCGGACGGTCTGCAGTACAAGATCCACCCGGAGAGCCTGGAGCGGCTGGGCATTGCCGACGTGGAGGTCCTCATGTCCGACCTGGTGGATCTGATGGCCAAGGTGGACGAAGAGATGGTCCTGGAGGATGCGGGATGA
- the cmk gene encoding (d)CMP kinase produces the protein MIRRPIVVLDGPAGAGKSTVARMLARELELPFLDTGALYRAVAYWLQRQKVPPEETPDLESRVLSLGVRLEGERVLVGQEDVTAAIRTEAVDRIVSLYAALPSVRRGLLELQRSQAEQGLVAEGRDMASVVFPRADVKVYLTASPQVRARRRHEERLAAGQTSDYEAILRQVEERDRIDSSRECAPLRVDEGALVVDTSDLSLPEVVDRLRRAVEGRVAPHGN, from the coding sequence ATGATCCGTCGCCCCATCGTGGTGCTCGATGGTCCCGCGGGAGCGGGCAAGAGCACCGTCGCTAGGATGCTGGCCCGGGAGCTGGAGCTTCCCTTTCTGGACACGGGAGCCCTCTACCGTGCCGTGGCCTACTGGCTGCAGCGCCAGAAGGTCCCCCCGGAGGAGACGCCGGACCTGGAGTCTCGCGTCCTCTCCCTGGGGGTGCGCCTGGAGGGAGAACGGGTCCTGGTGGGACAAGAAGACGTGACGGCGGCGATCCGGACCGAAGCGGTGGACCGGATCGTTTCCTTGTATGCCGCCCTTCCCTCCGTGCGCAGGGGGCTGCTGGAACTGCAGCGAAGCCAGGCAGAACAGGGCTTGGTGGCGGAGGGTCGGGACATGGCTTCGGTGGTATTTCCCCGGGCGGACGTGAAGGTCTACCTGACCGCCTCTCCCCAGGTTCGAGCCCGGCGGCGCCACGAGGAGCGCCTTGCCGCGGGGCAGACCTCGGATTACGAGGCGATCCTTCGGCAGGTGGAGGAACGGGATCGCATCGACTCCAGCCGGGAGTGCGCCCCTCTTCGGGTGGACGAAGGCGCTTTGGTGGTGGACACCAGCGACCTTTCCCTTCCGGAGGTGGTGGATCGGCTCCGCCGCGCCGTGGAGGGTAGGGTTGCCCCCCATGGGAACTAG
- a CDS encoding lysophospholipid acyltransferase family protein yields the protein MGTSQNPFLYTLVRGSCRLGFQTLFRLRIHGLDQIPQDDPVLVASNHMSHLDPPLIGSAFPRPLHYLAKEELFCKPVLGRLIAALGARPVSREDSQKAGTVLKLLLRFLEEGKSLLLFPEGTRSPDGTLQPLEGGISFLSVKARVPVVPAWITGTYEAFPRGASFPRFVPLEVRFGAPLRPEAFLEAGLSEREARAALLQELASSLRTLASLPRP from the coding sequence ATGGGAACTAGCCAGAATCCCTTTCTCTACACCCTGGTCCGCGGATCCTGCCGCCTGGGGTTTCAGACCCTCTTTCGGCTGCGGATCCATGGGCTGGACCAGATCCCTCAGGACGATCCCGTCCTGGTGGCCTCGAACCACATGAGTCACCTGGACCCTCCCCTGATCGGCTCCGCCTTTCCTCGCCCCCTTCACTACCTGGCCAAGGAGGAGCTGTTCTGCAAGCCCGTCTTGGGGCGACTCATCGCCGCCCTGGGGGCGCGCCCGGTGAGCCGGGAGGACAGCCAGAAGGCAGGGACGGTGCTCAAATTGCTTCTGCGGTTCCTGGAGGAGGGAAAGAGCCTGCTCCTCTTCCCCGAGGGAACGCGCTCCCCCGACGGCACCCTGCAACCCCTGGAGGGGGGCATCTCCTTTTTGAGCGTCAAGGCTCGGGTTCCCGTGGTGCCCGCGTGGATCACCGGCACCTACGAGGCGTTTCCCCGCGGGGCGTCCTTCCCCCGCTTCGTCCCCCTTGAGGTGCGCTTCGGGGCACCCCTGCGCCCGGAGGCATTTCTGGAGGCGGGCCTTTCGGAGCGGGAAGCCCGAGCGGCGCTGCTTCAGGAGCTGGCATCCTCCCTTCGCACCCTGGCGTCCCTCCCTCGCCCATGA
- the hflX gene encoding GTPase HflX, which translates to MTTPRRAVLASLVPEGDPALLELEALLGNLGYEVAGTVFQKRAAPDPSGFLGQGKAEEIRLFAQAQGARILVVEGELSPTQRRILGERTKLEVWDRPYLIMKIFEARAVTAEAKWQVQLAAYRYEIPFLKGLGRQMSRPGGGIGTRGPGETEFERHRRKIERRIGAIEEKLREVRRRRKERRERRRKEGRRLVALVGYTNSGKTTLLRRLSGDPKVQGADRLFATLDTTSRSVLLPSGQRVLFTDTVGFIRRLPPQLVAAFRATLEETRDADLILVVLDGADPQVEAHYEVVLETLEALEAAQVPRVVLLNKADLSAAEASEDCLSLLRARGERIVSGSASTGEGLEALLEAVENRLDEPRGGPPEPGGEEGGIPACSPA; encoded by the coding sequence ATGACCACCCCCCGCAGAGCCGTGTTGGCTTCCCTGGTCCCCGAAGGGGATCCGGCTCTTCTGGAGCTGGAGGCCCTTCTTGGCAACCTGGGGTACGAGGTGGCGGGGACGGTGTTCCAGAAGCGCGCCGCCCCGGATCCGTCCGGGTTTCTCGGGCAGGGCAAGGCCGAGGAAATCCGCCTCTTCGCCCAGGCCCAGGGGGCGCGGATCCTGGTGGTGGAGGGGGAGCTCTCCCCTACCCAGCGGCGCATCCTGGGAGAGAGGACGAAGCTGGAGGTCTGGGACCGCCCCTACTTGATCATGAAGATCTTCGAGGCTCGGGCGGTGACGGCGGAAGCGAAGTGGCAGGTGCAGTTGGCCGCGTATCGCTACGAGATTCCCTTCCTCAAGGGGCTGGGACGGCAGATGTCCCGCCCCGGCGGGGGCATCGGTACCCGCGGTCCGGGGGAAACGGAGTTCGAACGACACCGGCGGAAGATTGAGCGGCGCATCGGAGCCATCGAGGAGAAGCTTCGGGAGGTGCGCCGCCGGCGCAAGGAGCGAAGGGAGCGCCGCCGTAAGGAAGGGCGGCGTTTGGTGGCCCTGGTGGGGTACACCAACAGCGGGAAGACCACCCTGCTGCGGCGCCTTTCGGGAGATCCGAAGGTCCAGGGGGCGGATCGGCTCTTCGCCACCCTGGACACCACCTCCCGAAGCGTGCTTCTCCCTTCGGGGCAAAGGGTCCTCTTCACCGACACCGTCGGATTCATCCGGCGCCTGCCCCCTCAGCTGGTGGCGGCCTTTCGGGCCACCCTGGAGGAGACCCGGGATGCGGACCTGATCCTGGTGGTTCTGGACGGAGCGGACCCGCAGGTGGAGGCTCACTACGAGGTGGTGCTGGAAACCCTGGAGGCCCTGGAGGCGGCGCAGGTGCCCCGAGTGGTCCTCCTCAATAAGGCGGACCTCTCGGCGGCGGAGGCCTCGGAGGACTGTCTTTCCCTCCTGCGAGCCCGGGGAGAACGGATCGTTTCCGGGAGCGCCTCCACCGGTGAAGGCCTGGAGGCTCTTTTGGAGGCGGTGGAGAATCGCCTGGACGAGCCCCGAGGGGGACCCCCCGAACCGGGGGGGGAGGAAGGAGGGATTCCGGCATGTTCACCAGCATGA